The nucleotide sequence ATCGCCATTTTGACTTCACGCGCTTCGATCTTCTTGCCGACATATTCCGGCGTGCGGCCGACCATAAGACCTGCGACGAACACCGTGATGATGACAAACAGCAGCATCCCGTAAAGACCTGCACCGACGCCGCCGACGACAATCTCGCCCAGTTCCATGTTGATCAGCGGAATCATCCCGCCGAGCGCCGTGAACGAGTCGTGCATGGCGTTGACTGCGCCACAAGAGGCGGCGGTGGTGACAACGGCAAACAATGCGGATGCAACGATGCCGAACCGGACCTCCTTGCCTTCCATGTTGCCGCCGGTCAGGCCAAGCGCCTGCAACGCGGACGTGCCGTTGGCTTCAGCCCAGTAGCAAACCGCGACGCCGACAATGAACAGTACGCCCATCGCTCCCAGGATCGCCCAGCCCTGCCGCTGATTGCCGATCATCCGGCCGAAAACATTGGTCATGGCCGCGCCGAGAACGAAGATCGCGAGCATCTGCACGAAGTTGGACAGCGCGGTTGGATTCTCAAACGGATGCGCGGCATTCGCGTTGAAGAAGCCACCTCCATTGGTACCCAGCATCTTGATGGCCACCTGCGAAGCCACAGGACCAACCGCGATGGTTTGTTTCGCGCCTTCCAGTGTTGTCGCATCGACGTACGCGCCGAGCGTTTGAGGCATACCCTGCCACACAAGAAACAGCGAGAGCAGCACGCAAATCGGCAGAAGCACATAGAGCGTGCCGCGGGTGAGATCGACCCAGAAATTACCGACGGTCTGCACCGAAGCCCGCGAAAATCCGCGACTCAGCGCGACCGCAAGGGCAATGCCCGTCGCAGCCGAGAGGAAATTCTGATGCGTCAGGCCCAGCATCTGCACGAGATAGGACATCGTGCTTTCACCACCGTAGTTCTGCCAGTTGGTGTTGGTGATGAAGCTGATGGCCGTGTTCAGTGCAAGGTCGGGCGCGACTGCGGACTGGCCTGCCGGATTGAATGGCAGCGCACCTTGCACGCGCATCAAGGCATACAGCAGCACGAAGCCGCCCACATGAAACAGGAGCATGGCAAACGTGTAGGCAAGCCAATGCTGCTCGCGCTTTTCGTCGACACCGCCAATGCGATACAATGCTGATTCAACCGGACGCAGTATCGGCGACAGAAATGTGCGTTCGCCCGCGAACACGCGGGTCATGTAGCCGCCGATCACAGGAGTGAGCGCGACGATGACGGCACAGAAAATGATGATCTGGGCCCAACCGATCATTGTCATGGCGGACTCCTAGAAACGCTCAGGACGCAGCAAAGCGTAGGTGAGATAGACAAGCAGCCCCGCTGTTGTCAGCGCGGCCAACGAATAATCAATGGACATGAAACGCCTCTCTAAAGCCGGTCGCAGGCGATGGCGTAACCCATCGTCAGGATGAAAAGGCCAAAGACGATGGCCAGCATGAGCAGATCGAGCATGGAAACTCCCACCGATGATTGGGGCTTCCATGCAGATAGGCTGCGGCACATAAGGAAACGATGCGAATTGCCGGGGTGGCGTATAAAGAAACAATAAAGATGGGAGAGATTGGCTGACCAGCCGGAACGAGATCAAGCCCGCTCCGGCCATGCGGCGAGAACGAGCGCAAAGATTTCAGTATGTCCACTGGCAACCGCTCTTAAGAAGAGTTCGGTCGCGGCCGCTTTTAACTCGCTTTTGCGAGCCCATCCGCTTTTTTGAGCGCGGCCACGAGGTTTTCCTCGGTTACGGCCCCGACAAACTGCTTGAGGTATGGCGCTTCGGCGATCGAGCGCTGCGCGATGGTCCGAATGCCGTCCTGCACGTCGCCCGAGAACCCAAGATCTTTCAGGCCCGTCGGCAAACCGACCGCGCGATAGAACGCGACGATGTCGGCAAGGAAGTCTGCCGACCGCTGCTCAAGACAGAGCTGCGTCAGGAGACCGAATGCGACCTGCTCGCCATGAAGCGATGCATTCAGTGAAGGAATGGCTGAAAAGCCTCGCGTAAGAGAATGCGCGATCGATAAGCCACCGCTCTCGAAGCCGAGACCGCTGAGCAGGATCGTCGCCTCGACGATATTCTCAAAAGCGGCGTCAGGCTCCTTGCGGTCGACCGCCGCGAGGGACGATATCGCATCCCGCCGGATCACCTGATAGCACTGGTCGGCAATCGAAACCGCGAGCGCGGCGGGCCGAGCCTTGTAGAAGTTCATGCCACCGGAGTTGAAGCACTGCTCCGCCTCGAACTTTTTCGAGAGCGCATCGCCGATCCCGGCAACGAAGAAGCGGCGCGGCGCACGCGCGATAATCGATGTGTCAACGACAACCGCATCCGGGTTGGTCGGCATCAGCCGGACTTCCTTCAGGACATGATCGTCGGTGTAGACGATCGCCAGCCGGCTGGTCGGCGCATCGTTCGAGGCCACCGTCGGCACGACGATGATCGCCCCGCCGCGCAAAATGCGAACGCCCTTTGCGGTATCGATCGCCTTGCCGCCGCCAATCGCAATAATGACGTCGCTGTTAGCAGCGCTAGCCTTGGTGGCCATCGTATCGATCTGGTTCGCGGAACATTCGCCTGAGAACTCGGCGAACTCCATGCCGTCGGTGCATGGCTTAAGCAATGCAGTGAGCTGTTCGCGCAGAGAACCGAGCACGGCCACGTCCGCCACAATAAACGGGCGACGACCGTAAAGGGACACCAGCGCCGCGAGTTCATTCAGCGCGCCCGGACCCTGAACGTAACGGTGCGGCCCCCCGAAAGCTCGAATGGTCATTGATCACCCCAGAAGAAATCGCGTTTGCCGCCATCCATGCAGATCAGCGCGCCGTTGATGAACGCGGCCTGAGTGGAGCACAGAAATGCGATCAGCGAACCCACCTCTTCAGGCTGGCAAAATCGGCCGAGCGGATTCTGTCCGGCGATAACCGCGCGCTTTTCAGCCGAAAAACCCGCGATCAGCGCGGTCTCGACATAACCCGGCGCGATTGCATTGACCGTAATTCCTGCGCTGCCGACTTCCTTGGCCAGCGTTCGCGTGAATCCGATCACGCCAGCCTTCGCTGCGGAATAATTCGTCACGCCGGGGCGTCCGCCGCCGGTGACGTTCATCGACGACGTATTCACAATCCGTCCGAAGCCGCGTTCGCGCATCAGCGGGACCGCATACTTGCTGCACAGAAATGTGCTGCGCAGATGTGTCCGGACAATGATGTCCCAATCGTCGAGCGACATGTTTTCGGCAAGGCTGCCAAGATGCCGGCCGCCTGCGCCGGCGTTGTTGACCAGAATGTCGAGATGACCAAGCCCGCGATGCGCTTCGCGGACGACGGCTTCCGCGCCTGCTTCTTCCGATACGTCACCAATGGCGACAACTGCTTTCGTGCCCGCAGCCCTCAATTCAGCCACGGTGGCCTCCGCCGCCTCGCGGTCGATGTCGTTGATCGCGATGGAGCATCCTTCTGCCGCCAGCGCCAGTGCCTCAGCCTTGCCAATGCCCCGCGCCGCACCGGTCACCAACGCGGCTTTGCCCTTCAATCCGAGATCCATGATTAACCCTTCACTGCACCGGCACCGAGGCCTTGAATGAAGTACTGCGTCAACAGCGCGAACGCCGCGAATAAAGGCAGCGCGATCAGCGTCGATCCCGCCATGATCTCACCCCACCGCAGATCGAATGACCCGACCATCGAGGCAAGCCCCACCGGCAGCGTCTTGTTGGCATCGCTGCCGATCATGATCAGCGCGAACGTGTAATCGGTCCACGACAGCAGGAACGAGAAGATCGCCACCGTGATCAACCCGGGCAGCGACAATGGCAGCACCACCCGCAGGAAGGCGCCAAGCCGTGTACAGCCATCGACCATCGCGGCCTCTTCCAGCTCGAACGGCATGCCCTTGAAGAATCCCCACAGGAACCAGACGCCAAGCGGCAGCGTCAGTGTCAGATGCGACGCGATCAGGCCGATCAAGGTGTCGCTGAGGCCAAGACGCGCGAAGATCGTGAACATCGGAATCGCGATCAGCAGCGGCGGGAACATGTAGGCGTAGAGCATCGCGCCCACGATCAGCTTCTTGCCGCGAATGCGCTGGCGCGTCACGGCGTAGGCGATCATGATCGAAAAAACCATCGTTACGACGACGGTGACCACGGCGACAATGACGCTGTTCATGAAATGCGTCGGGTAGTCGGTCAGTTCGAGCAGGTTACGATAGTAATCCAGCGTGAACGGACCCGGCATCAGCGAGACGGTGCTGAGCAGGCTCGTCGGCTCACGCAGACTGGAGATGAACATCCAGTAGATCGGGAACGCCGAATAGATCGCGATGACGATCGCGGCGCCATAAAGGCTCAGCCGGGCGGGAAGCGATTTGACGGCGGCCATTAATCGTCCTCGAGCGGGAAGATACGGAAGTAGAAGAACACGGCGACCGACAGGATCGCGAAGGAAATCGTCGCAATCGCAGCGCCGCCGCCGATGTCGAACAGGCTGAATGCGTGGCGATAGGACAGGATGGCCAGATGCTCGGTCGATCCGACCGGCCCGCCGCGAGTCAAAAGCCAGATCACGTCGAACTTGTTGAACATCCAGATCGCGCGGAGCAGAACGACCACGGTCAGGATCGGCTTCAGCATCGGCAACGTAATGTGGAAGAACCGCTGCACCGCCGTGGTGCCGTCCACCCGCGCCGCCTCGTAGAGCGACGTCGGAACGGTCTGCAATGCCGCGAGGAAACAGGTCGTGACAAACGGGGTCCACATCCAGACGCTGACGAGGATGACTGACGTCATTGCCGCGCCGGAACTCTCGAACCAGTTCACAGGCGGCAGCCCCATGGCTGCGATGGCTTTGGTGATGATGCCGATGCTGCCGTCCACCATCCACTTGAATGTGAGGATCACGACCACGGTCGGAAGCAGGTAAGGAAGAATGGAGAGTCCGCGAACGAAATTGCGACCGGGGAATGTCTCATTCAGGATCAGGGCAAAGCCGATGCCGAGCACGACCTGAAGCACGATCGAACCCAGGGAATAAAGGACGCCGTTCCAAAGCGCGCGCCAGAATTCCGGCAACTGCATAATCGCGATGTAGTTGTCGAGGCCAACCCATTTGGGTTCACCGACAAACGAGTCGAGCTTGTAGAAGCTCAGACTGATGGCATAGGTCACCGGCGCGACGATCAACACGAGCGTCACCAGCAGTCCAATCAGCAAGAAGCTGTAGATCGTCGCTTTCGAACTCAAGTTCGTCTTTCCGGGGAAAAGCCCGGCCGGGAGCATCCGGCCGGGCAGTTGGCAAACGCTTTTCTTATGCTGTGAGCTTGCGCATCTTGTCGCCCGCTGCCTTGACGCAGTCGGCCGCCGGCATGTTCTTCAGGATGCGATTCTGCAGCATTTCGGGGATCACAAAGCCTTCG is from Afipia massiliensis and encodes:
- the kdpA gene encoding potassium-transporting ATPase subunit KdpA is translated as MTMIGWAQIIIFCAVIVALTPVIGGYMTRVFAGERTFLSPILRPVESALYRIGGVDEKREQHWLAYTFAMLLFHVGGFVLLYALMRVQGALPFNPAGQSAVAPDLALNTAISFITNTNWQNYGGESTMSYLVQMLGLTHQNFLSAATGIALAVALSRGFSRASVQTVGNFWVDLTRGTLYVLLPICVLLSLFLVWQGMPQTLGAYVDATTLEGAKQTIAVGPVASQVAIKMLGTNGGGFFNANAAHPFENPTALSNFVQMLAIFVLGAAMTNVFGRMIGNQRQGWAILGAMGVLFIVGVAVCYWAEANGTSALQALGLTGGNMEGKEVRFGIVASALFAVVTTAASCGAVNAMHDSFTALGGMIPLINMELGEIVVGGVGAGLYGMLLFVIITVFVAGLMVGRTPEYVGKKIEAREVKMAMLAILILPLMMLGWTAIAVVYEPAVASMGNAGPHGFSEVLYAFTSQAANNGSAFGGLTGNTPFYNLAGAVAMFVGRFWMIVPAMAIAGSLAAKKTVALSSGTFPTTGGLFVGLLVGVILIVGGLTFFPALALGPIVEHLAMLAGGSF
- a CDS encoding K(+)-transporting ATPase subunit F, which encodes MSIDYSLAALTTAGLLVYLTYALLRPERF
- a CDS encoding glycerol dehydrogenase codes for the protein MTIRAFGGPHRYVQGPGALNELAALVSLYGRRPFIVADVAVLGSLREQLTALLKPCTDGMEFAEFSGECSANQIDTMATKASAANSDVIIAIGGGKAIDTAKGVRILRGGAIIVVPTVASNDAPTSRLAIVYTDDHVLKEVRLMPTNPDAVVVDTSIIARAPRRFFVAGIGDALSKKFEAEQCFNSGGMNFYKARPAALAVSIADQCYQVIRRDAISSLAAVDRKEPDAAFENIVEATILLSGLGFESGGLSIAHSLTRGFSAIPSLNASLHGEQVAFGLLTQLCLEQRSADFLADIVAFYRAVGLPTGLKDLGFSGDVQDGIRTIAQRSIAEAPYLKQFVGAVTEENLVAALKKADGLAKAS
- a CDS encoding SDR family NAD(P)-dependent oxidoreductase encodes the protein MDLGLKGKAALVTGAARGIGKAEALALAAEGCSIAINDIDREAAEATVAELRAAGTKAVVAIGDVSEEAGAEAVVREAHRGLGHLDILVNNAGAGGRHLGSLAENMSLDDWDIIVRTHLRSTFLCSKYAVPLMRERGFGRIVNTSSMNVTGGGRPGVTNYSAAKAGVIGFTRTLAKEVGSAGITVNAIAPGYVETALIAGFSAEKRAVIAGQNPLGRFCQPEEVGSLIAFLCSTQAAFINGALICMDGGKRDFFWGDQ
- a CDS encoding carbohydrate ABC transporter permease — protein: MAAVKSLPARLSLYGAAIVIAIYSAFPIYWMFISSLREPTSLLSTVSLMPGPFTLDYYRNLLELTDYPTHFMNSVIVAVVTVVVTMVFSIMIAYAVTRQRIRGKKLIVGAMLYAYMFPPLLIAIPMFTIFARLGLSDTLIGLIASHLTLTLPLGVWFLWGFFKGMPFELEEAAMVDGCTRLGAFLRVVLPLSLPGLITVAIFSFLLSWTDYTFALIMIGSDANKTLPVGLASMVGSFDLRWGEIMAGSTLIALPLFAAFALLTQYFIQGLGAGAVKG
- a CDS encoding carbohydrate ABC transporter permease yields the protein MSSKATIYSFLLIGLLVTLVLIVAPVTYAISLSFYKLDSFVGEPKWVGLDNYIAIMQLPEFWRALWNGVLYSLGSIVLQVVLGIGFALILNETFPGRNFVRGLSILPYLLPTVVVILTFKWMVDGSIGIITKAIAAMGLPPVNWFESSGAAMTSVILVSVWMWTPFVTTCFLAALQTVPTSLYEAARVDGTTAVQRFFHITLPMLKPILTVVVLLRAIWMFNKFDVIWLLTRGGPVGSTEHLAILSYRHAFSLFDIGGGAAIATISFAILSVAVFFYFRIFPLEDD